One Glutamicibacter halophytocola DNA segment encodes these proteins:
- a CDS encoding flavin monoamine oxidase family protein, whose product MSNHSDVIVIGAGFAGLVASRELSRRGHSVTVLEGRDRIAGRTHLEQHLGRDLELGGTWVHWTQPYVWAEMGRYGIEPVPGAEFTKAYWHAQGQRHEGTADELMDLLDAPNQQLLAEARRYFPLPWSPLANPEVSIIDSTNLSQAIEAMDLPEAQRQLLRSFWALNFNGKLDEAAYSQALRWAAVASGSWQLMFEACASFKIEGGTRRLAQAILEDSTAEVHLGQQVRAVRQDDDLVVVTTDDGSKYSAKNLIVTVPLNVLAHIEFQPELSTAKRAAAERGQVGMGAKLWIRVKGVHERFVVMGPENAPLNFAQVEYTDAQTTTLVCFGPDAGAVDVHDKQAAQMHLDQLVPGLEVVAIAGHNWVDDEYSRSTWPMHKAGYLSGSLAELQKPEGRIHLAGSDYANGWGGFIDGAIESGISAARTVLRELAGEESAQNLQSV is encoded by the coding sequence ATGAGCAACCATTCAGACGTCATAGTCATAGGTGCAGGGTTTGCTGGGCTAGTCGCGTCGAGGGAACTTTCGCGTCGTGGACACTCGGTAACCGTGCTTGAAGGGCGAGACCGAATCGCTGGGCGTACGCACCTGGAACAACACTTGGGCCGGGACCTTGAACTCGGAGGCACGTGGGTGCATTGGACTCAGCCATATGTGTGGGCTGAAATGGGCCGCTATGGCATCGAACCGGTTCCAGGGGCGGAATTCACCAAAGCCTATTGGCATGCACAAGGCCAAAGGCATGAAGGTACCGCTGATGAGCTAATGGACCTTCTTGACGCGCCGAATCAACAGCTGCTTGCAGAAGCCCGGCGCTATTTTCCATTGCCGTGGTCGCCGTTGGCGAATCCCGAGGTCTCGATAATTGATTCAACCAACTTGTCTCAGGCCATTGAGGCGATGGATCTCCCTGAGGCGCAACGCCAGTTGCTTCGATCATTCTGGGCCTTGAATTTTAACGGCAAGCTTGATGAAGCGGCATATAGCCAAGCCCTTCGATGGGCCGCTGTTGCCAGTGGCTCGTGGCAGCTGATGTTTGAGGCCTGCGCAAGTTTCAAGATCGAGGGCGGAACGCGGCGACTTGCCCAAGCAATTCTTGAGGATTCAACGGCCGAGGTTCATCTGGGCCAACAAGTCCGCGCTGTTCGGCAAGATGATGATCTCGTAGTGGTCACCACGGATGACGGGTCGAAGTATTCGGCCAAAAATTTGATCGTGACCGTCCCGCTCAACGTCCTTGCCCATATTGAGTTTCAACCTGAGCTGTCAACTGCCAAGCGCGCTGCAGCGGAACGTGGCCAGGTTGGCATGGGTGCCAAGCTGTGGATTCGCGTTAAGGGCGTGCACGAGCGCTTTGTCGTCATGGGGCCGGAAAATGCTCCGCTGAATTTTGCGCAGGTCGAGTACACGGACGCGCAAACGACGACGCTCGTTTGCTTTGGCCCCGACGCTGGTGCGGTGGATGTTCATGACAAGCAAGCGGCGCAAATGCATCTGGATCAGCTGGTTCCGGGGCTGGAAGTCGTGGCGATTGCGGGGCATAACTGGGTTGACGATGAATATTCGCGATCCACCTGGCCAATGCACAAGGCTGGATACCTGTCTGGATCATTGGCTGAGTTGCAGAAGCCGGAAGGCCGCATTCATCTTGCAGGGTCGGACTATGCCAACGGGTGGGGCGGATTCATCGACGGGGCCATTGAAAGCGGGATCAGTGCGGCCAGGACAGTTTTGCGGGAGCTTGCAGGTGAGGAGAGCGCCCAGAACCTGCAGAGCGTGTAG
- a CDS encoding cupin domain-containing protein: protein MSQIFYAQHDPEAFEPFELGTVQWLRRPGDNGNAKLAAGIWQVAPSQAPEPFDLRIDQDETIYIVSGHIRIQIDGGEEHDLTAGSMASLSLGAQTRWSILEPTVEFFVYS from the coding sequence ATGAGTCAAATTTTTTATGCCCAGCATGATCCGGAAGCGTTCGAACCCTTTGAACTGGGAACCGTGCAGTGGCTGCGCCGGCCAGGAGACAACGGGAACGCAAAACTTGCAGCAGGCATTTGGCAAGTCGCCCCAAGCCAGGCTCCCGAGCCCTTCGATCTGAGAATCGACCAAGACGAAACCATCTACATCGTCTCCGGCCATATCCGAATTCAGATCGATGGCGGCGAAGAGCACGACCTGACTGCTGGTTCCATGGCGTCGCTCTCACTTGGCGCTCAAACTCGTTGGAGCATTTTGGAGCCAACGGTTGAATTTTTCGTCTACAGCTAA
- a CDS encoding APC family permease translates to MVDSFQAPAKTPSLHRTLRWQDAFALAMAVSGGLFVSFGATMAAVGALSAMFIWALAAGIGWVQNHLFAEMASMFPDKPGGVPVYAYEAWKHRFAPAGALATFGYWFGWSAVISIVSLTAGAMIQARWFPDATWELHLGAIGIGMAQIIGIVLILLMMVPNLLGAQPAAWVSKVLGALLLIPLLVFVAAPLISGQWEPGNLTWGLGQPGADHWGGWQDAAVWLYLVGWTAYGTEMCAAFTPEYRSEKDARRALSTTGAYTFMMFALVPIGVGGLISRADAANDPASVFVNGFTAVLPAGFAGDVALLITIGALLMGVNASMADGSRALYGAAVDALVPRQLEKLNRHQVPARAIIAAVVMNILLVIFVSNPISILVAANVGYLLAILLAVSGFILLRKDRPNAPRSFRLGAWALPLAIVLTIYGAAVLVIGAASSNLSGYGGPVELSIGIGILLLSVVLFVIRRRFQDSKPLMREPL, encoded by the coding sequence ATGGTTGATTCGTTCCAAGCTCCGGCGAAAACGCCTTCTTTGCACCGCACCTTGCGGTGGCAGGATGCCTTTGCGCTCGCCATGGCAGTATCCGGCGGACTCTTTGTTTCTTTTGGCGCGACTATGGCTGCTGTCGGGGCGCTGTCGGCCATGTTTATTTGGGCTCTGGCCGCGGGCATCGGCTGGGTGCAAAACCATCTTTTCGCCGAGATGGCGTCAATGTTCCCGGACAAGCCAGGCGGTGTTCCGGTCTACGCCTACGAGGCGTGGAAGCACCGTTTTGCCCCGGCCGGCGCATTGGCAACATTCGGATATTGGTTTGGCTGGTCGGCAGTCATTTCCATCGTGAGCTTGACCGCCGGTGCCATGATCCAGGCACGCTGGTTCCCCGATGCCACGTGGGAACTCCATCTCGGCGCCATCGGAATTGGCATGGCTCAGATTATCGGTATTGTCCTGATCTTGTTGATGATGGTTCCGAACCTCTTGGGTGCCCAGCCGGCAGCATGGGTGAGCAAGGTGCTCGGCGCGCTCCTGCTGATTCCGCTGCTGGTCTTCGTCGCAGCACCACTGATCAGCGGGCAATGGGAACCTGGCAATCTTACGTGGGGGCTCGGGCAGCCCGGCGCGGATCACTGGGGCGGGTGGCAGGACGCTGCCGTGTGGCTCTACCTGGTGGGCTGGACTGCCTATGGAACAGAAATGTGCGCCGCGTTTACCCCTGAGTACCGAAGCGAAAAGGATGCTCGCCGGGCACTATCCACCACGGGCGCCTACACCTTCATGATGTTTGCGCTAGTGCCTATCGGCGTCGGGGGACTCATCTCACGGGCTGATGCTGCCAACGATCCAGCCAGCGTTTTCGTCAACGGTTTTACCGCAGTCCTTCCGGCCGGCTTTGCTGGAGATGTTGCCTTGCTGATCACGATCGGCGCCCTGCTGATGGGTGTCAACGCGAGCATGGCCGACGGGTCCCGGGCGTTATATGGCGCTGCTGTCGATGCGCTAGTTCCACGCCAACTGGAAAAACTCAACCGGCACCAAGTTCCGGCACGAGCAATCATCGCCGCCGTTGTCATGAACATTCTGCTGGTGATCTTTGTATCCAACCCGATTTCAATTCTGGTCGCAGCAAATGTTGGGTACCTATTGGCGATACTCCTTGCAGTCTCCGGATTCATCCTTTTGCGAAAGGACCGCCCGAACGCACCTAGGAGCTTTCGGCTCGGAGCCTGGGCGCTGCCGCTGGCGATTGTCCTTACGATATACGGCGCAGCAGTTCTGGTTATTGGAGCGGCCTCATCAAACTTGTCGGGTTATGGCGGGCCAGTGGAACTGTCCATCGGCATCGGGATTCTCCTCCTGTCTGTAGTGCTGTTTGTGATCCGCCGCCGCTTTCAGGATTCAAAGCCGCTGATGCGCGAACCCCTATAA
- a CDS encoding TetR/AcrR family transcriptional regulator, producing the protein MAKVRMSKYGEGREALLAATVGVVAERGLHGLTLRAVADAAGVNNTLITHHFGTKDALLGEAVAWATSRAIRLSDLSAQETMDADFARTLVELVSNEPQLQLFQYEIILESRRRPELRKAVTELYDGYIAALEKALARHGHANTHALARAIFAALDGLVLQQLTVSEAPAIQESIERIGALLESSLPETKK; encoded by the coding sequence GTGGCGAAAGTTCGAATGAGTAAATACGGCGAAGGCCGAGAAGCGCTCCTGGCCGCTACGGTCGGAGTGGTCGCTGAACGCGGATTACACGGCTTGACATTGCGTGCGGTGGCCGACGCGGCTGGCGTCAACAACACCCTGATCACCCATCATTTCGGCACCAAGGACGCTTTGCTCGGCGAAGCTGTTGCATGGGCAACCAGCAGGGCTATTCGCCTGAGCGACTTGTCGGCCCAAGAAACAATGGATGCCGATTTCGCACGCACTCTGGTTGAACTGGTTTCGAACGAACCACAGCTCCAGCTGTTTCAGTACGAGATCATCCTCGAATCACGCCGCCGCCCTGAACTGCGCAAAGCCGTCACCGAACTCTACGACGGATATATCGCAGCACTAGAAAAGGCCCTCGCCCGGCATGGCCATGCAAACACCCATGCGCTGGCTCGCGCCATCTTTGCAGCATTGGATGGCTTGGTCCTGCAGCAGCTCACGGTTTCGGAAGCACCTGCAATTCAGGAATCGATTGAGCGAATTGGCGCATTGCTCGAATCAAGCTTGCCGGAAACCAAGAAGTAG
- a CDS encoding DUF202 domain-containing protein: protein MAKPIEITDPGLQPERTVIAWNRTMVSFLIASVVFLRWMPHYGAGVIYLVALSMLLALGIFASQRARYRKMSRGVRAERVSADVLAVLLTTGTVLALGVCAIVIVLGP from the coding sequence ATGGCAAAGCCCATCGAAATCACCGACCCCGGGCTGCAGCCGGAGCGCACGGTGATCGCATGGAACCGGACGATGGTCTCTTTTCTGATTGCCAGCGTGGTCTTCCTGCGCTGGATGCCGCATTATGGCGCAGGCGTGATTTACCTGGTTGCGCTGTCAATGCTCCTGGCTCTTGGCATTTTCGCCTCGCAACGTGCGCGGTACCGCAAGATGTCTCGGGGAGTGCGGGCGGAGCGCGTCAGCGCTGATGTTCTCGCAGTGCTGTTGACCACCGGCACGGTGCTGGCGCTGGGCGTTTGCGCGATCGTAATTGTGCTTGGCCCTTAG
- a CDS encoding YidH family protein produces MSEQERSRLSRWLLPGGNEPDPRFTLANERTFLAWIRTSLAFLAGGTALEAFAADAFPSPLRTWLAVLVIGVGILIAAGAAVRWIRVERSMRAGRPLPIPAIVPLLAFGAVVASLAAIAMIFWSAGS; encoded by the coding sequence ATGTCCGAGCAAGAACGCAGCCGGCTATCACGCTGGCTATTGCCTGGGGGCAACGAGCCTGACCCGCGCTTCACCCTTGCCAACGAGCGCACCTTCCTGGCCTGGATTCGCACCTCTTTGGCGTTCCTCGCTGGCGGCACCGCGTTGGAGGCCTTCGCGGCAGATGCGTTCCCTTCGCCGCTGCGCACCTGGCTGGCGGTGCTGGTGATCGGGGTGGGCATCCTGATCGCGGCTGGAGCCGCCGTGCGCTGGATCAGGGTCGAACGCAGCATGCGCGCCGGCCGACCGCTGCCGATTCCGGCCATCGTCCCGCTGCTGGCTTTCGGTGCTGTCGTGGCCTCGCTGGCCGCGATCGCCATGATCTTCTGGTCTGCGGGCTCGTGA
- a CDS encoding MBL fold metallo-hydrolase has product MASTNLNPRVVTLGTAGGPRWWTGDNAGKRAGISTAVVVGDSVYLVDAGTGVGNQLMKAGFTPANLRGIFLTHLHSDHTIDLASLAIFGMFTLPAGKAPISIIGPGDRGALPPASPRAVAAPQPLYPQNPTPGTASMFEHLMQAYATDLNDRVIDALRPSPLDHFAASDIQIPAGTGYHSNENPTPQGFAPFEIYRDELVTVTATLVKHPPIAPAFAFRFDTAQGSVTISGDTAPCQNLIALAKGTDLLLHEAIDFDWVQRAYGSVGTVEAQASMDHHRASHTSPEQAIEIAHQAGARTLALHHLVPGTTPLSVWEAHAGKFSGQYLVPNDLDTISFSRVNSEMAAAR; this is encoded by the coding sequence ATGGCCTCCACCAACCTCAATCCCCGCGTTGTTACGCTGGGCACCGCCGGCGGACCACGATGGTGGACCGGCGACAACGCGGGCAAGCGCGCTGGAATCTCCACCGCCGTAGTCGTGGGAGACAGCGTCTACCTGGTGGATGCCGGAACCGGTGTCGGCAACCAGCTGATGAAAGCCGGCTTCACCCCCGCGAACCTGCGCGGCATCTTCCTCACCCACCTGCATTCGGATCACACCATCGATCTGGCTTCGTTGGCCATCTTCGGGATGTTCACCCTGCCAGCGGGCAAGGCGCCGATTTCCATCATCGGCCCCGGCGACCGCGGCGCCCTGCCGCCGGCCTCGCCGCGCGCCGTGGCCGCCCCGCAACCGCTCTACCCGCAGAACCCGACACCCGGCACGGCCTCGATGTTCGAGCACCTGATGCAGGCCTACGCCACGGATTTGAACGACCGCGTGATCGACGCGCTGCGCCCGTCCCCGCTGGACCACTTCGCCGCCTCCGACATCCAGATCCCGGCAGGCACTGGCTACCACTCCAACGAGAACCCGACGCCGCAGGGCTTTGCGCCATTCGAGATCTACCGCGACGAGCTGGTCACGGTCACCGCGACACTGGTCAAGCACCCTCCGATCGCACCGGCCTTCGCCTTCCGCTTCGACACCGCGCAAGGATCGGTCACCATTTCCGGGGACACGGCTCCGTGCCAGAATCTCATCGCGCTCGCAAAAGGCACCGACCTGCTGCTGCACGAGGCCATCGATTTCGACTGGGTGCAACGCGCCTACGGCTCGGTTGGCACCGTAGAAGCCCAGGCCTCGATGGACCACCACCGCGCCTCCCATACCTCGCCCGAACAGGCGATCGAGATCGCGCACCAGGCCGGGGCGCGCACCCTTGCCCTGCACCACCTGGTCCCCGGAACGACACCGCTGTCGGTCTGGGAAGCCCACGCCGGGAAGTTCTCCGGCCAGTACCTGGTGCCCAACGACCTGGACACGATATCCTTTTCCCGCGTCAACTCCGAA